Proteins from a single region of Fimbriimonadales bacterium:
- a CDS encoding ribonuclease E inhibitor RraB: MRVVRYSEDGLSLQYYKQYPKDRRLLPATREEVANLESGHVWYSGAYAAEIEVDDRISGKHLRIPITEYQVGRDIGSIHRAWEEGIPYEEYITKVRNRLKAIDFYKPIWNHFVVPLEGGEVEHLYEDVGFPEWLYGERYPWFVAIRFTAKGEIKERKPRQLSARSAKQLHAQVTSFLTGKKAAVAKWKWSKDKANFYIYAADKEIFSEQPPFNLQDFVNWDMETSIREDWNFEELEKVRPPKEVALAWLEKLLKKLELRAEKSKQRSKGKRTRKVDFYLYFKDRKSAKAFYEKVREKGFVLKSMRRVEFSKGFPISVILEKAYTRSAGEESLDINSLDELASEFDGEFDGTGREI; encoded by the coding sequence ATGAGAGTTGTTCGATATAGTGAAGATGGATTATCCCTTCAATATTATAAACAATACCCAAAAGATAGACGACTCCTACCTGCAACGCGTGAAGAGGTTGCTAATTTAGAAAGTGGTCACGTCTGGTACAGCGGGGCTTATGCAGCAGAAATAGAAGTAGATGATCGTATTTCTGGTAAACATCTGCGCATTCCCATAACGGAGTATCAAGTGGGTCGTGATATTGGTTCTATTCACCGTGCTTGGGAGGAAGGTATACCGTACGAAGAGTACATCACGAAAGTAAGAAATCGGCTAAAAGCCATAGATTTTTACAAACCTATTTGGAACCATTTCGTTGTTCCACTCGAAGGTGGCGAAGTAGAGCATTTATATGAAGATGTAGGTTTTCCCGAGTGGTTGTATGGCGAACGATATCCGTGGTTCGTTGCTATTCGTTTCACAGCAAAAGGAGAAATAAAAGAAAGAAAACCCAGGCAATTGTCCGCTCGTAGTGCGAAGCAACTTCATGCGCAAGTCACCTCGTTCCTAACCGGTAAGAAGGCAGCGGTTGCCAAATGGAAGTGGTCTAAGGATAAGGCTAACTTTTATATTTATGCGGCAGATAAAGAGATATTCTCTGAGCAACCCCCCTTTAATTTGCAGGATTTTGTGAACTGGGATATGGAAACGAGCATCCGAGAAGACTGGAATTTCGAAGAACTCGAAAAAGTGCGCCCCCCTAAAGAAGTTGCATTGGCATGGTTAGAAAAACTGCTCAAAAAACTCGAGCTCCGCGCTGAAAAATCCAAGCAGCGGTCGAAAGGGAAAAGGACGAGAAAGGTAGACTTCTATTTGTATTTCAAAGATAGAAAATCTGCAAAGGCGTTTTACGAGAAAGTACGCGAAAAGGGATTCGTGCTTAAGAGCATGAGACGTGTCGAGTTTAGTAAAGGATTTCCGATCAGCGTTATTTTGGAGAAGGCATACACACGTTCGGCCGGAGAGGAGTCCTTAGACATCAACTCTCTGGATGAGTTAGCGTCTGAGTTCGACGGCGAGTTTGATGGAACAGGGAGAGAGATTTAA
- a CDS encoding ABC transporter permease has translation MKVMPFVMAPLVFIGESVILLYEGVRRIFSRPFEGAETLQQMSFIGVASVPIVGVTTFASGAVMSLYVAPLFRQSGASELVGGTIGLVVTRELAPVIAGIMVAARCGSAMAAQIGSMAVTEQLDALRALAVHPYNYLLVPRLIAATLMLPILGLIGDFMGMFGAMTIAQLEGVPYTQFTRSVKIFLESWDFMGGVTKTLFFGLIIALVSCQQGLRTTGGAVGVGRSTTNAVVLSMVLIYIVNYFLAAWFY, from the coding sequence ATGAAAGTCATGCCATTCGTCATGGCTCCGCTCGTATTCATCGGAGAGTCCGTGATTTTGCTCTACGAGGGGGTTCGACGCATTTTTAGTCGTCCCTTCGAAGGTGCAGAAACTTTGCAACAAATGAGTTTTATCGGTGTCGCCTCTGTTCCTATCGTTGGGGTTACGACATTCGCTTCCGGAGCTGTTATGTCGCTGTACGTCGCACCTCTTTTCCGTCAATCAGGAGCATCCGAGCTGGTGGGGGGGACAATCGGACTGGTCGTCACGCGCGAACTCGCTCCAGTGATTGCGGGAATTATGGTAGCGGCACGATGTGGAAGTGCAATGGCGGCGCAAATCGGCTCGATGGCTGTAACGGAACAACTCGATGCCCTCCGCGCTCTCGCTGTTCACCCGTATAACTATCTTTTAGTTCCGAGACTGATTGCGGCGACGCTGATGCTACCCATTTTAGGATTAATTGGCGATTTTATGGGAATGTTTGGGGCTATGACGATTGCACAACTCGAAGGGGTTCCTTATACCCAGTTCACCCGTTCTGTAAAGATTTTTCTCGAATCATGGGATTTCATGGGGGGGGTAACGAAAACGCTCTTCTTCGGGCTTATCATTGCGCTCGTAAGTTGCCAGCAAGGGCTTAGAACGACGGGCGGTGCCGTCGGAGTGGGGCGCTCGACGACCAATGCCGTCGTCTTAAGCATGGTTTTGATTTATATCGTAAATTATTTCTTAGCCGCATGGTTCTATTGA
- a CDS encoding thiamine pyrophosphate-dependent enzyme → MAISTTKTYNKLDFLKLMFLSREGDRREAVLLRQSKGWFQVHGMGHEPLAAIVLHMREMDYIFPYYRDRAIMLARGMTNQQLAYAYFAKMNSSSAGRQMPGHYSSRKLNIWSTPTPTGSNLLPACGAAWGMKLEGSDGVVLATVGDAASRQGEYYEAVAFAIQERLPIIIMLEDNHYGISTPTEKFNPYRLGVFSEKDLVHVNARHPDNVFAAGGEAIEKARKGGGPTIMWCELDRLGSHTSSDDQRVYRSEEEISEMMKRDPITVVARELIEAGELTEDDWAGIQEEIREQVDRDYIEAENAPDPDPTKLLDELYGDLPTPEPPPIEGGRKWRMVDALNQVFKVVLDRDRRVVFFGQDIEDPKGGVFKLTDGLSTAHPDRVFNSPLAEATIIGVACGLACYGMRPVFELQFIDFVGTGWNQLVNNLATIRWRSYGEWKCPAVIYAPYGAYLPGGSIWHSQANESAIAHYPGLRVVIPTTPQDAAGLMWTAMHAEDPTIVLVPKHRFRQQIDVPEELEAVPIGKARVWKEGTDVTVVTWGNCIEQAEEAAQKLEGEVSVEIIDLRSVYPWDKETVAKSLEKTGRLVVIQEDSEACSVGQMIISEMTSNPETWGYFISQPQLVSKAHVHIGYNPIWEYAALPDTERVIAAIRRVME, encoded by the coding sequence ATGGCGATTTCGACTACGAAAACGTACAACAAACTCGACTTTCTCAAACTGATGTTCTTGAGCCGTGAGGGCGATAGAAGAGAGGCTGTATTACTCAGGCAAAGCAAAGGATGGTTTCAAGTTCATGGAATGGGGCACGAGCCTCTCGCTGCGATCGTTTTGCATATGCGCGAAATGGATTACATTTTCCCTTATTACCGGGACCGCGCAATTATGCTCGCGCGTGGAATGACGAACCAGCAACTCGCTTATGCGTATTTTGCAAAGATGAATTCGAGCAGCGCTGGACGTCAAATGCCAGGGCATTACAGCAGTCGAAAACTCAACATTTGGAGCACTCCAACACCTACGGGAAGCAATCTTCTGCCCGCATGCGGGGCAGCCTGGGGCATGAAACTGGAGGGAAGCGACGGAGTTGTCCTTGCCACGGTGGGAGATGCAGCAAGCAGGCAGGGTGAATATTACGAAGCCGTCGCATTCGCGATTCAGGAGCGACTTCCTATTATCATCATGCTCGAAGACAACCATTACGGAATCAGCACACCCACAGAGAAGTTCAATCCTTATCGTTTAGGAGTTTTCAGTGAGAAAGACCTCGTGCATGTAAATGCAAGACATCCAGATAACGTGTTCGCAGCGGGAGGCGAAGCAATTGAAAAGGCACGAAAGGGTGGAGGACCGACGATTATGTGGTGCGAGTTGGACCGTCTCGGAAGTCACACGAGCAGCGACGACCAACGCGTGTATCGTTCGGAAGAGGAAATTTCAGAGATGATGAAGCGTGACCCCATTACGGTCGTTGCTAGAGAACTCATCGAAGCGGGTGAACTTACAGAAGACGATTGGGCTGGGATTCAAGAAGAAATTCGCGAGCAAGTAGACCGGGACTACATCGAAGCAGAAAACGCCCCTGACCCAGACCCGACAAAACTTTTAGACGAACTTTATGGCGATTTGCCGACCCCTGAGCCTCCGCCTATCGAAGGTGGCAGGAAATGGCGAATGGTAGATGCATTGAATCAGGTGTTCAAGGTCGTTTTGGATAGAGATAGAAGAGTCGTTTTCTTCGGACAAGACATCGAAGATCCGAAAGGTGGTGTTTTCAAACTCACGGATGGGCTTTCGACCGCTCATCCAGATAGGGTTTTCAATTCACCACTTGCAGAGGCAACGATTATCGGAGTCGCGTGCGGACTAGCATGTTATGGAATGCGTCCGGTTTTCGAATTGCAGTTCATTGATTTCGTCGGAACGGGATGGAATCAACTTGTGAATAACTTGGCGACGATTCGATGGAGAAGTTACGGAGAATGGAAATGTCCAGCAGTGATTTATGCTCCTTACGGCGCGTATTTACCAGGCGGTTCGATCTGGCATAGTCAAGCGAACGAATCCGCGATTGCGCACTACCCTGGTTTGCGTGTAGTGATTCCAACGACTCCGCAAGATGCTGCAGGCTTGATGTGGACAGCAATGCATGCAGAAGACCCGACTATTGTGCTCGTACCGAAGCATCGTTTCCGACAGCAAATCGACGTTCCTGAAGAGCTGGAAGCTGTTCCTATCGGAAAAGCCCGAGTTTGGAAAGAAGGTACCGATGTTACAGTGGTCACTTGGGGAAATTGCATCGAACAAGCAGAAGAGGCGGCGCAGAAATTAGAAGGCGAAGTCTCTGTTGAAATCATTGATTTAAGGTCTGTTTATCCATGGGACAAAGAAACGGTAGCAAAGTCTCTGGAAAAGACGGGGAGGCTCGTCGTAATTCAAGAAGATAGCGAAGCGTGTAGCGTTGGACAGATGATTATTTCGGAAATGACATCGAATCCTGAAACGTGGGGTTATTTCATCAGCCAACCGCAGTTGGTTTCGAAAGCGCATGTGCATATAGGCTACAACCCGATATGGGAATACGCGGCGTTGCCGGATACAGAACGAGTTATCGCGGCGATTCGGAGAGTGATGGAGTAA
- a CDS encoding M67 family metallopeptidase, whose translation MKTWQLKISSLDMRRMSFCAERDYPEETVGALLGRIEDGCYFVKEIVPLENREEMHPERAFFVPPEKVLELEKLALSNGCQVVGWYHSHPDTRAMPSREDLQCAFPLYVYPILSVVHGLVREIECWRLRDEGEGFEPVEIVEIE comes from the coding sequence ATGAAAACTTGGCAACTAAAAATTTCTTCGCTCGATATGCGCAGGATGTCTTTTTGTGCGGAAAGAGATTATCCCGAAGAAACGGTAGGTGCGCTTTTGGGGAGAATCGAGGATGGTTGTTATTTCGTAAAGGAAATCGTTCCTTTGGAGAATCGGGAGGAAATGCATCCCGAACGCGCTTTCTTCGTCCCTCCGGAAAAGGTACTCGAATTGGAAAAACTTGCGTTATCGAATGGCTGTCAGGTGGTAGGGTGGTATCATAGTCACCCGGATACGCGCGCTATGCCAAGCCGAGAAGATTTGCAATGTGCGTTTCCTTTGTATGTTTATCCTATACTTTCGGTAGTACATGGCTTGGTTCGGGAAATCGAATGTTGGAGGCTTCGAGACGAAGGAGAAGGTTTCGAGCCAGTGGAAATTGTAGAAATCGAATAA
- a CDS encoding 2-oxo acid dehydrogenase subunit E2 — MPVVSIRIPQMGEGLQEARLVAFLKKPGDKVKRDEPLYQMETDKAVMDVESPYEGVLLEWLTKEDVVLPIGTEIAKMEVAEGVREMPVGHEMPKKEAPVSVSSQVATIEDGEEALAVEARRAETARNRDIPPKTRRYLKEKGLLEVAHLIPSKTQKLMPEDVDAYLAAQSAAAPTAPPSAAVALKSTAEYEEFALSQRQRTLSYRLARGAQVCVPGTIMTECGWEKIEEAREELKRQGGEFQPSAFTMMAWCVVQAMKDHPKFRSIMPNENTLRTYKHVHLGIAVALPGDELVTAVVPNADTMSWREFAQAARQQIELARNGQDQATEATTLSITNMSAFGLLNAVPVVVSPAVATLFLGEPYWKAVPKMGGFDFSRVVMLSLTFDHRVINGVGAANFLNDVKAKIENFSF, encoded by the coding sequence ATGCCAGTAGTTTCTATAAGGATTCCGCAAATGGGAGAAGGGCTTCAAGAGGCAAGGTTGGTTGCCTTTTTAAAGAAGCCTGGAGACAAAGTCAAACGCGACGAACCTCTTTATCAGATGGAGACCGACAAGGCGGTTATGGACGTCGAATCGCCTTATGAAGGGGTGCTTCTCGAGTGGTTGACGAAAGAGGATGTCGTACTGCCGATTGGTACGGAGATCGCGAAAATGGAGGTCGCTGAAGGGGTTCGCGAGATGCCGGTCGGGCACGAAATGCCAAAAAAAGAAGCCCCAGTTTCAGTATCTTCACAAGTTGCAACAATCGAAGATGGAGAGGAAGCACTTGCAGTCGAGGCAAGGAGAGCGGAAACCGCGCGGAACCGAGATATCCCTCCCAAGACCAGAAGGTATTTGAAAGAGAAGGGACTTTTGGAAGTGGCGCATTTGATTCCCTCGAAAACGCAAAAGTTGATGCCCGAAGACGTGGATGCGTATTTGGCTGCGCAATCGGCTGCTGCACCGACAGCCCCCCCGTCTGCCGCAGTTGCTTTGAAATCCACTGCGGAATACGAAGAGTTCGCATTGAGTCAAAGGCAAAGGACGCTTTCTTACCGCCTTGCCAGAGGGGCTCAGGTATGTGTTCCTGGAACCATTATGACGGAATGCGGTTGGGAAAAAATCGAGGAAGCACGAGAAGAATTGAAAAGACAGGGGGGGGAATTCCAACCGAGCGCGTTTACGATGATGGCATGGTGTGTCGTCCAAGCGATGAAAGATCATCCGAAATTCCGAAGCATTATGCCGAACGAAAATACTTTGAGAACGTATAAACACGTGCATTTGGGAATCGCAGTCGCTTTGCCCGGGGACGAATTGGTTACTGCTGTCGTTCCGAACGCGGATACGATGAGTTGGCGGGAATTCGCACAAGCCGCAAGACAGCAAATAGAATTAGCGCGCAATGGTCAAGACCAAGCGACAGAAGCAACGACTTTGAGCATCACGAACATGAGTGCCTTCGGACTTTTGAATGCTGTGCCTGTAGTCGTTTCTCCTGCTGTTGCTACGCTCTTTTTAGGAGAGCCGTATTGGAAGGCTGTGCCAAAGATGGGCGGATTCGATTTTTCGCGTGTAGTGATGCTTTCTCTCACCTTCGACCATCGTGTGATTAATGGTGTCGGCGCAGCGAATTTTTTGAACGATGTGAAGGCGAAAATCGAGAACTTTTCGTTCTGA
- a CDS encoding NADH-quinone oxidoreductase subunit N codes for MIDTKLTPAPIDWIALAPMIAVGTTGVVAMILEMMRPRKTNNLIVSISLIGLAFAAALVLAFWNVPPRESFGAVYADASGHEKNFGLFIHDRFSQLVQLLLIGVCFFTVMFSEGYLREKLIPFGEYYPLVLWTTVGGMVMVTTRDLIILFLGLETLSISLYILAGLSSKEKRSQESALKYFLLGAFASSFMLYGIALMYGGTGTTHLSGITELFQANLADANPYRLVYAGLGMILVGFGFKAALVPFHMWTPDVYQGAPTCVTGFMAAGSKVAAYAALIRFLEGAMAMKDVWIPILMAFAVLSMTLGNLVAIVQRDAKRILGYSSIAHAGYILVAVVAWAKAYDRPDLQIGYETVLYYLLTYSLMTIGAFAVLTLSARGGKEGTLVDDYYGMYRRRPFAALAMVVFMVNLAGIPPFAGFFAKVFIFSDALETGLLWLALVLAVNSVISAYYYLRVAFAVFVQEPEWKPTRFAPMNLGLLLTCGITAVLLLAILVFTSPILREISIVSAKIL; via the coding sequence ATGATTGATACGAAACTCACCCCCGCCCCAATAGATTGGATTGCCTTAGCGCCGATGATTGCCGTGGGAACGACCGGCGTCGTCGCCATGATTCTCGAAATGATGCGTCCACGAAAGACGAACAATCTTATCGTTTCGATTTCGTTAATCGGTCTTGCTTTCGCCGCGGCTCTCGTGCTCGCTTTCTGGAATGTTCCGCCCCGAGAGTCTTTCGGAGCGGTTTATGCGGATGCAAGCGGTCACGAAAAAAACTTCGGGCTTTTCATCCACGACCGCTTTAGTCAACTCGTTCAATTACTGCTCATCGGCGTTTGCTTCTTTACGGTGATGTTCAGCGAAGGATATCTGCGTGAAAAACTAATTCCTTTCGGAGAGTATTATCCTTTGGTGCTTTGGACGACAGTGGGGGGGATGGTAATGGTTACGACGAGAGATTTGATCATCTTGTTTTTGGGATTGGAAACGCTTTCGATTTCTTTGTACATTTTAGCAGGATTATCCTCGAAGGAGAAACGTTCACAAGAATCTGCATTGAAATATTTTTTATTAGGCGCATTTGCCTCGAGTTTTATGTTGTATGGGATTGCGTTGATGTACGGCGGGACGGGAACGACGCATCTTTCGGGAATCACGGAACTTTTTCAAGCGAATCTGGCTGATGCGAATCCGTATCGTCTCGTTTACGCTGGGTTGGGAATGATTCTTGTCGGGTTCGGATTCAAAGCCGCTTTGGTGCCGTTTCATATGTGGACTCCCGATGTGTATCAAGGTGCACCGACTTGCGTGACGGGTTTCATGGCCGCGGGTTCGAAAGTCGCAGCCTACGCGGCTTTGATTCGGTTTTTGGAGGGGGCGATGGCGATGAAAGACGTTTGGATACCCATCCTCATGGCATTTGCAGTTTTGAGCATGACCTTGGGAAATTTAGTCGCCATCGTACAACGCGATGCGAAACGTATTTTGGGGTATTCGAGTATCGCTCACGCAGGATACATTTTAGTTGCAGTAGTCGCATGGGCGAAAGCGTATGATAGACCGGATTTGCAAATCGGTTACGAAACCGTCTTGTACTATCTTCTCACCTATAGTCTTATGACTATCGGTGCTTTCGCCGTTTTGACTTTGAGCGCCAGGGGGGGGAAAGAAGGGACGCTCGTGGATGATTATTATGGAATGTACAGAAGAAGACCTTTCGCAGCGCTTGCAATGGTGGTCTTCATGGTGAATTTAGCCGGCATCCCCCCCTTTGCGGGATTTTTTGCGAAAGTTTTTATTTTCAGCGACGCTTTGGAAACCGGTCTTTTATGGCTGGCACTCGTTTTGGCAGTCAATTCCGTGATTAGCGCTTATTATTATTTGAGAGTCGCCTTCGCAGTGTTCGTTCAAGAGCCGGAATGGAAGCCCACTCGTTTTGCTCCGATGAATCTCGGGCTTTTGCTTACCTGTGGAATTACCGCAGTGTTGCTGCTGGCGATATTGGTTTTCACGAGCCCGATTCTAAGAGAAATCAGCATCGTCTCAGCGAAGATTCTGTAA
- a CDS encoding helix-hairpin-helix domain-containing protein — translation MLYGLDRTTRIGLLAIGGVAIGAAGWLGYQQLHRPDTPQEALAQGKFPIHVAGAVKNPSVIYVTDETLVIEAIEEVGGATKNADTNQINLAAKLVPNTQLYIPEKGEEISPDELGIYAAKASPPSSSRAITRSESAHSGGLININTATEQELEELPGIGPVTAKRIVEYRLQTGGFKNVEQLLEVKGIGPKKLAAIRPFVTVQ, via the coding sequence ATGCTTTATGGATTGGACCGCACTACTCGAATAGGGCTATTAGCAATAGGAGGAGTTGCAATAGGGGCGGCTGGTTGGCTCGGTTACCAACAACTCCACCGTCCTGATACTCCCCAAGAGGCTTTAGCACAAGGAAAATTTCCCATTCATGTTGCAGGAGCGGTAAAAAATCCGAGCGTTATCTACGTAACGGACGAAACCCTCGTCATCGAAGCGATAGAAGAAGTCGGAGGAGCAACGAAGAACGCAGACACCAATCAAATCAACCTGGCTGCGAAATTAGTTCCCAACACGCAACTCTATATTCCTGAAAAAGGCGAGGAAATCAGTCCCGATGAATTAGGAATTTATGCTGCGAAGGCTTCACCTCCTTCCTCTTCTCGAGCAATAACTCGAAGCGAAAGTGCGCACTCGGGGGGGCTTATCAACATCAATACTGCCACGGAACAAGAATTAGAGGAACTCCCGGGAATCGGTCCTGTCACGGCGAAAAGAATCGTAGAGTATAGACTGCAAACCGGAGGATTCAAGAACGTAGAACAACTTTTAGAAGTGAAAGGAATCGGACCGAAAAAACTCGCTGCAATCCGTCCGTTCGTCACGGTACAGTAA
- a CDS encoding PEP-CTERM sorting domain-containing protein, which translates to MKNRTKRITLLGFLLLVTPAISQSFNYNVLESHVSFIPQADADISWTIGGDCDNTITFHAEDVPVTVGDDTKFSAATVTILYEVDSSECYPVEMIQMSLTGTVADQGRILWAEVVEDLNGNVLGTGTGSILGSFYSGGSDGDFSINTSIALSSPVSHYKVKKSFFLDIAGDPPPSDSVAALYHIEQTGVPEPATIASFGIGIALLFKRRKK; encoded by the coding sequence ATGAAGAACCGAACGAAGCGCATTACCTTACTTGGATTTTTACTCCTCGTAACCCCCGCAATATCTCAAAGTTTTAATTACAACGTTTTAGAATCCCATGTCTCTTTCATCCCCCAAGCCGACGCTGACATCTCCTGGACTATCGGAGGAGACTGTGATAACACGATCACCTTCCATGCGGAAGATGTCCCCGTTACTGTAGGAGATGACACGAAATTCTCTGCCGCAACAGTGACGATTCTTTACGAAGTGGACTCCAGTGAGTGCTATCCCGTCGAAATGATTCAGATGTCGCTCACGGGGACTGTGGCAGACCAAGGTCGGATCCTTTGGGCAGAAGTCGTAGAGGATTTGAATGGAAACGTCCTCGGCACGGGAACAGGTTCGATACTCGGCTCTTTTTATTCCGGCGGTAGTGATGGAGATTTTTCAATTAACACCTCTATCGCCCTTTCGAGTCCAGTCTCGCATTATAAGGTCAAAAAGAGCTTTTTCCTCGACATCGCGGGTGACCCACCCCCTTCGGACAGCGTCGCCGCGCTCTATCACATTGAGCAAACCGGTGTCCCAGAGCCTGCTACAATCGCCTCCTTCGGTATAGGAATCGCTCTTCTTTTCAAACGTCGAAAGAAATAG
- a CDS encoding DUF4304 domain-containing protein, giving the protein MKKELQDGILYIFNQLGKNCLKPRGFKRKGNSYKREKRDVIEIVSLQTHRSIQPNEILFTINLSIRIKLLGECDTYYPGIFHGGHWTERLGALLDKDTIERLWVTNSLERWDILAERLVGKDNWWALRTDSDVEFLTKEVAKVLCEKGIPLLEENASEEKILEKWVSGQGSGILEHPYISAAVFLKLRGDDEGSERMIQKVLDNEGEPGVNFLRSRIEVAMQNLRAKRLIEKISRQRESSK; this is encoded by the coding sequence ATGAAAAAAGAGCTTCAAGATGGGATTCTATATATTTTCAACCAATTAGGGAAAAATTGTTTGAAGCCTCGTGGCTTCAAGCGTAAAGGAAATTCTTACAAGCGTGAAAAACGCGATGTTATCGAAATTGTTTCCCTTCAAACACACCGTTCTATACAACCAAACGAAATTCTGTTTACGATTAATCTGAGCATCCGGATAAAACTTCTCGGCGAATGCGATACATATTACCCTGGAATTTTTCATGGGGGGCATTGGACGGAACGTCTGGGGGCTCTTTTAGATAAAGACACGATTGAAAGGCTGTGGGTAACAAATTCTTTAGAGCGTTGGGATATTCTCGCTGAGAGGCTTGTCGGAAAAGATAACTGGTGGGCTTTGCGAACAGATTCTGATGTAGAATTTCTTACGAAGGAAGTGGCGAAAGTCCTTTGCGAAAAAGGAATTCCCTTGTTAGAGGAAAATGCATCGGAAGAAAAGATTCTTGAAAAGTGGGTTTCCGGTCAAGGAAGCGGTATCCTGGAACATCCATATATATCCGCGGCAGTCTTTTTGAAACTCCGCGGCGATGACGAAGGCTCTGAAAGAATGATTCAGAAAGTATTAGACAATGAGGGAGAACCGGGCGTGAATTTTTTGAGGAGCAGAATCGAGGTTGCGATGCAGAATCTTCGAGCCAAAAGGCTTATTGAAAAAATATCCAGGCAGAGGGAATCATCTAAGTGA
- a CDS encoding PEP-CTERM sorting domain-containing protein has translation MVRTGAKIWTVITVFSLAAAALADGFVYDVLESHASFIPQYDEDIPWEVDGFCDSQINFYAGKVPVTVGDNTGFSAATVTILYEVDSSACYPVSDLIMVLTGGVWDKGRIFWNEVVEDLSGNVLASADGQILGGGYDGGQDGPFTLVETLHFDHPVEAYKVKKSFFLDIDGDTLPTPSIASLGHIEQNAVPEPATITALSCGIIALLRRRKK, from the coding sequence ATGGTGAGAACAGGAGCGAAAATCTGGACTGTTATTACAGTCTTCTCGCTTGCGGCTGCTGCCTTAGCCGATGGATTCGTTTATGACGTTCTCGAATCTCATGCTTCATTCATACCGCAGTACGATGAGGATATTCCTTGGGAGGTTGATGGCTTCTGCGATAGCCAAATCAACTTTTATGCCGGAAAAGTTCCGGTCACCGTAGGAGACAACACGGGATTTTCTGCCGCAACGGTGACGATTCTTTATGAGGTGGATTCCAGTGCGTGCTACCCGGTTTCCGACCTCATAATGGTACTTACTGGTGGGGTTTGGGATAAAGGTCGAATCTTCTGGAACGAGGTCGTCGAAGATTTGAGCGGAAATGTGCTTGCGTCCGCCGACGGTCAGATTCTCGGCGGAGGATACGATGGAGGTCAAGACGGTCCTTTTACTCTCGTAGAAACCCTGCATTTCGACCATCCTGTCGAGGCATACAAAGTCAAGAAATCTTTCTTCCTCGATATAGATGGAGACACTTTGCCAACCCCGAGCATAGCCTCCCTTGGGCACATAGAGCAGAATGCGGTTCCGGAACCCGCAACAATCACCGCACTATCTTGCGGAATAATCGCACTCTTGAGAAGGCGAAAAAAATAA